GACGCATCCTTTCTCAACGAATGGCAACAAAAGACATCCTGCACGAATCTTTGAACCGGTGAATGAAGATGAAAAGCAGCTGTAAGGCCCCTCCACTCGACCACTGTGAAATAAGCAGAAcgatatatatagagagagattattgttattattattatttactatTTTCTCTTCTTAAATTATTGAAGGTGTAGCCATATAGAAGCACGCCTTGGCAGCAATGTTGAATCACTGATTCTGGTAAATTATTCATTAGTGGCGTAGGTTGGCTATGATTTTTCTGTTGCTTCAGCGTAGCATTTTCTCAATTTTGCAATGTTAGGTCCTGTTAGGTTAGATTTATAGGTTACATTTACTCTGTAGATATGTAGGCCCGATGATCAGCctatgaataaaaaaaaaggcaaaacgaaaatctgttttaaatggACAGCAGGGGTGTGAAGCTTTCAGTTATTTTTTATAAGtaaattttgcattttttattgtttgaatTATTGaatataaagaaagaaagaaaggaagaaagaaaacctacaaataaacaaaaaacaccAAACATGTTGCCTTCCCAAGAAGCCTCCAAGATTTATCATGACAATTACATGCGCAACTCCCGGGCCATCGGAGTGCTTTGGGCCATCTTCACTATCTGCTTTGCCATCGTCAATGTCGTGGTGTTCATTCAGCCCTACTGGATTGGCGACAGCGTCACCACACCGCAGGTTGGCTACTTCGGCCTCTTCCACTACTGTGTGGGTACTGGACCATCGCCGAGCCGGGAGCTCACCTGCGTGGGTAGcttctctgacttcagctcaATCCCATCCGGAGCCTTCAAGGCAGCCTCAGTGTTCGTGCTTCTCTCCATGGTGCTGATTCTTAGCTGCATTGCCTGCATggcgctcttcttcttctgcaacaCCTCTACTGTTTACAAGACCTGCGCTtggatgcagctgctgtgtggTAAGCTccctctctatctatctatctatctatctatctatctatctatctatctatctattatcTTCTACAGGAATCAATATTGTATCAAATACTCCTTTTATTCTAAACCTGTCAGGAGTGTGTAACAGATTTTCTGTTGCAACAATAACATGGCAGTGAGTCAGTGAGAATTATTTGACCCATTATTCATGCATACAAAGAAACAACTGAGTCTGGAGGTCTTTGCTTTAATTGATGACTTAGGGATCCATTACTTCACCTCCAGAATTACAGCTGGTGCTGATGATGTGGAATGCTATCTCTTCGTCCCTTTTCAGCACAATACACTATAGTGTGGTGCAACATGATGTTTGGTAAAGCAAAGTAATATTGATGCCTGACAGTATTTTCAAAGTGATAGCATTAGTGAATTCAAAATGGCATTGTTGCAGCTACTGCTGTTGCAACTTAGAGTTTGTCAGTTGTGTTGTAGATTATGGTTTACTCCCAACATATATGTACTGTGTGAGGTCCACATTGGCTATAAGGGTAGTGTGTAGTTAATAAGGGGTGATTTAGGATCAGTTCTAAATATCCAGTGTTTTTAGCATGTAATTGGACTTCAAATACAATATTATTTTGATGCTATATTTTTTCAATAACAAACAGGTATTAGATCTGAATAACTAATAAGAACATAATTTTTTAACTCCACCTATGGTTTTGAGAGTTTGAGTTTAACGTAAGTGACAGtgtcatatgatttaacagtttttGGCTATATAATTTTGAATTAGCACTAAACATGACTACTTAATGAACCTTTTGTTTTGATTTCCTTGTCAGTGATCTGAACAACCTGCAAAGTTGAAAATTAATTTggtgaaatgcatttttttaaactttgaatTTATGAGTTTTCAAAATTGCCATTGATAGCAATTTAATAGATGAAGATTAGATGTTACCAGGAAATAATGGGTATATAAGCATAACTTAGCCTTTGAGAGATGGCGGCACTCTGCCTAGGTTAGAAGGTGCAACATGATTTTACCCACAGCCTTTCTATTTAGCCTGTTGTACACATCTAACTTCTTTATAGGCTGATCAGTGTGACAAGTAGTCTAAGCAACACAATGTGGGAGTCAAAACATGTACAGAAGCAGTCAGCATACTGACTTAAAATGAGATGGatagaaagagaggaagagagaacatTTTTTGTATTCAGGGTCTGCAATAGCAGTAGTTGAAATGGTGCCAGGGTACTGTGTTGCTCCCATACAACATCAATGAGCATAAATTAATTGTAATGTGTGAGCCTGTATTTATAGCATCAAAATTATTGAATCTAATTAATCAAAAAATctgaatgtaaataaataactgaacTACATGAAATGACAGAACctacaaagaaaaacagctcctgcaaaaataaaacactgaggGAATGATTGACATTAATGTAAGAGAGGAAACATGATGCTTTGATTTAATCCTTCCTCATTTTTCAAAAGCATCCTATAAAGTGAGTAAAAGAGAGGTTTTACATTACAGTGAATATGATTTAGCTGTTACTTGACTGAAATTTGTGCTGTGGGAAAATCGATGCTAAAATTTGCATTTACAGCCAATTCACATGCTGTCCCTGCCTCATACTACGAGTTGAGAATTAATCTACTGACCAGCATGTCAACTGAATTTATATACTGTTAGGTTATTTAACACAGCATTGCCTCCTTTTTAATCTAAAGGCATCAATCTTACTCCTGCATTATAGTTTCTTGTTCTGTTATAAGTTTATagagtttaaataaatacagcGGCTAGTTAACTGTACTATATGCAAATCTAAAGTAGGGTAGGAACAAGGAAATGAAAATTAATATTTATGTGGTTTATGAAGATTTACTTGATTTTTATGTGATTCCAAAATCTTAATTTtgatattttcttttcagtgtGGAAAGACACAAAATACCTGTCATGAGTGCAATGTGGTACTCCTGCTGCTCAGCCTGTTCGTATCAACAAAACTAAATTTAAGTCTAACCTAAAGCTGGTTTTATTGTCCTTCCTGTTGATGAATGTGTAGCAAGAGGAACAGATTGCCTAATGCTCCCTCTGAAGAAACCGCTATTCACGCCTTTTAAGGCAAATAACCCAAGGTGACGTATGTGAGGTCCGCCCTCACATTTAAATTCCCATCGCCATGGTCATTTCTCAGTTCTTATGCTCTTCACCTCGCTAAGAACACCTCCACAAGTCTGGCTAACTGGGTGCTGCTAGTTAGCTTTGTCTTCGTTACGGCTACAGCCAACTCAAATTTAGCTGAACTGCCCCTGTTGGTGTTAGCCACTGGCTACCCGCGGAGTGCTAATTTCGAATTTGTCTTCGTACAACTTTCCATCTTGGTATGAGTTCGGAACCTAATCATGCGAGGAAGAAGTCTTCAGTTTGCCCCTGTCGTCAGGAGTGTGGCTTCTCCCTGCATGAAAAGGATCTCCATGAAGTTTGTCCCGTCTGCCTGGGGATTTGCCATGCCAGGAGGGCATTAACAGAGCCGGTCTCATGTGCACACTGCCACCTGCTTCGTGGTCCAACCCTCGAGAGGCAAGTTAAATTAATGGAGAAAGTACTCGGTAAGGCAATCGTGGCTCAGCAGGACCCACTTCCTTCCTCGTCAAAGGGACTGGCTTCGTCTATGTTCGAAGGAAAGGAACTTCTGGTCGGAGACCCCGTCGAAAGCTGGGCAGACCACATGGAGTTCGCTGACGAGTTAGCCGAATAAGAACCAGGCACCTCTGACTGTGCTAACCTGGCTCTTCAGGGGCTGGACGGCTGTCACGACAGCGATGACCTGGCTGGACATCAGCCTGGACATTCAAGGCTAATTGGAAGAATTTTCGTCGGCTCGAAAACCATCGCGATTCATGGGATTTTTCCTCCCCCCTGAACCAACGACTGTTAACGGTCCTATTCTCGATCTTCAAGTGCTAAAGAGATTCCTACGCACTTACAGATTCACTAAGACAGCTGCTGAGCGCTataagcagaaaaactacacaagaaatagcatcactagtctacttgatgaggagaggagaggagaggagaggagaggagaggagaggagaggagaggagaggagaggagaggagaggagacgagaccatgacccagtggggtgacagaggtgatcatgtttctggaccccagcagccttggcctatagcagcatagctaagatgttaaccta
This genomic window from Takifugu rubripes chromosome 3, fTakRub1.2, whole genome shotgun sequence contains:
- the LOC101075801 gene encoding LHFPL tetraspan subfamily member 4 protein-like isoform X2 is translated as MLPSQEASKIYHDNYMRNSRAIGVLWAIFTICFAIVNVVVFIQPYWIGDSVTTPQVGYFGLFHYCVGTGPSPSRELTCVGSFSDFSSIPSGAFKAASVFVLLSMVLILSCIACMALFFFCNTSTVYKTCAWMQLLCGVCLVLGCMIFPDGWDAEVIRDMCGEQAGKYSLGDCSVRWAYMLAIIGILDALILSFLAFVLGNRQTDFYLDDLQTDSKGPDNGSS
- the LOC101075801 gene encoding LHFPL tetraspan subfamily member 4 protein-like isoform X1, producing MLPSQEASKIYHDNYMRNSRAIGVLWAIFTICFAIVNVVVFIQPYWIGDSVTTPQVGYFGLFHYCVGTGPSPSRELTCVGSFSDFSSIPSGAFKAASVFVLLSMVLILSCIACMALFFFCNTSTVYKTCAWMQLLCGVCLVLGCMIFPDGWDAEVIRDMCGEQAGKYSLGDCSVRWAYMLAIIGILDALILSFLAFVLGNRQTDFYLDDLQTDSKDFSASRIEVRDRNEPRYGVQRLH